The Setaria viridis chromosome 2, Setaria_viridis_v4.0, whole genome shotgun sequence DNA window CCTGCGGCACTCCTGCGACAACAGCAATCTTCAGGTTGCAAGAAAGCACCAGCCATGGCGATCCGGGGCGTGGCCTCCTCCCGCGAGGACATGACGCTGGAGGAGTTCAAGGAGTGGCTGAAGCAGttcgacgccgacggcgacggcaagaTCAGCCGGAACGAGCTCCGGgaggccctccgccgccgcggcgggtggTTCACCACCTGGAGGAGCGGCCGAGCCCTTCGCCAGGCCGACAAGAACAACAGCGGCTTCCTGGACGACTCCGAAATCGAGAACCTCGTCGCCTTCGCCCAGAAAGATCTCGGCATGAAGGTATCCACGTGGTAGAAGGACGCAGAGTCACAGCTGCATGATCCTGCATGCGTGACACCCATGAACCTGGCTGCTTCTATGAACTGATGAGCCAGCACCCACACCCAGCAGTGTCCTCCTCCTTGTATTGTGTAGCACCTAAATTTTGAGCTCCTATCTTTGTTTTCTCCCCTTAATTTGTGTGGTGCTTGATATGCCGATCACTTCTCCTGAATGGTGGTATGTGTAAACGCCACACATGAGGCTTGTTTGTATGTTAAGCATGACGCAGTTGTGGCTATGTCCAGGGGTTTGATGCTTGTAGTGCATAAGAAAATGAAACTGGGTCTTTTACTCATGCCCCCTATTCTCTTTGGGCATCATGATGTCTATTATTTTAGCTAATATGATCCAATAGCAAATCAAGCTGTACGCCccaaactcttttttttttgaaacctgTACGGCACGCCCCAAACTCTGCAAGCTTCCACTTTCTTCAAAAAATTAGCTTTGccaggaaaagaagaaaaagagagagagagaattagCTCCGAACTTACTGCATATATATGATTTTACATGCCTTAATTAAGTCTGAAGAAGGTTGACAAAATTGTTAATTTGTTCCCCTCTATCACCAGCTTAGTCTTTTGAGAGACTTATGGGTGCATTGCAACTGATATATATAGATGGGAAGCATATTGAAGATATAATTTCTCAAACAATAAGATCAATAATAGAGAAGACTCTCTCACGTTTGGGTGAGATCGGTGTAATATGAAAAGGAACCCCTAGAAAATAGTAAAAACaaaggtgtttggatccattaGGCTTTAATTAATAAAGGCATGTACAATGAAGGTGCTTacgtgaaaaaaaaagttattttgcCATGTCATATGCATCAGGTTCTTTTAGGTGGATGAGATGCTTAGGTTTGCTCCGAGTGCTTAATGTGTGTTAACAAATTTCGTGGTTTTGTGCCAATTTAATAAGCACCTCTTTTCCCTTTGGTTGGATTTGTaacaaaacaaaaatatgcTCCATCCAGACATTTTTGTACCATTTATGGGAATTCTATTCTTTCTAAGGACCCACAGAAAGAACATCTTTTAGTAGTTGTATATGAATATCTAGTGTGTGTAAAGCTCAAGAAATTCCTAAAGCAATATACTCTTATGGTTGGACCTGCCATATAAAATCTTGAAGCCTGGTGAGTGCTTTTCATGAAGTTGATACTCACgtattcaaactttacaatctttgaccaataatttaactaccattttttcatttttataatgtaaattttatatggttgtTTACAATCACCATAactttataaccataaacaatataatataagataaatgaatgatcAAAGTGTAATTTAGAAGACCGTACCAAGTCGTACCGCAGCTTATAAACATAAACGATAAACAGAGGGATCGGAGTATTCTTTTAAGAACATTTATCAACTACTACTTTGTACACAAAGATCCATATATATTTGCAAATAGTCCAGCCTAAACATATCTGATATATCGATGCACTATTATTACATCAAACAGTATACAATGTGACGTAAACTATGAATATATGTTACATCAACGGTATAAATGCGATCGAAGTGCTCCAAATAAAGTTGTCCAGCGTGAAAGTTATTAAGAAAGGGTAAAGATTGAATGGAATAATGGAAGATCTCCACATTATTACAGTAAAAGAGATGCCATACTCTTCCAAACATACCTCATCACCAGGTAAACGTGGCATCAAAATGATGTGCACGTATAATGCTACAGGTTGACATCTATGTTTGATTGGTATAAACTTATGGCCTACTTCGATGACAGAATCTCATCTTACCAATTTTTTCTCACTAAATTGCTACACGTGCCACATATTTTATGGTGGTAAAAATAGACATATTATtagcatgtgtttagttttggaACCAAGTGAAATGGGTTCCCACTTTTCTGGGTTGGGTTCAACCCATCTCATATTTGGTTAGGAGGGATGGGTTCGTTCCAGTTTTTTATTTAGTTGGAGGGTTAAGAGGGTTAGGATGAATGCCATTTTATCACCGTTAGCCACACTTATTAGCGGGTCTCACCTATCATCCATGGGTCCATGTGTCATCCtcattttccttctcttttcttttttcatgtaGCTGGCCTATCTTATCCCCATGACGGCCTCCCCAGTGACCTCCCCGCCAGCCTCCCTGCGGCCTCCCCCAGCGGCCGCCTCCCCCCTCCCGCCTCCACCAATGGCGCAGAGCTCAAACTCACCCGGCCGGTGGCGGACCTCCCCTACCTCTCCCCGTGTGTCGCGCTGCGCCGCTCATCATGGCTGGAGTCTCCTCGCGCCGCACCCCTCCCTCTTCCGCTGTCACACGAACGGAGAAAGACGCCGTCCAAGTAGTTCATTACGCCTGCTCATTTTGGGCGGACGCATTCAACCCGCATCTGAGAGGAATATTCCCCTTAGGGATGGACCCAAACCACCTCGCTTTTTAACCAAACACGGATCCATGTGGATCGAACCTGTCCCAACCTAGTTgaaccctcaaaccaaacacacccttaggtAATAAGAGCATTTTTCATTATGAAATATAACAGATTTTGGCTACGCATGACAAAAACGATTAACCTCTTTTATGCTTGAGTATATTGGCTGCAATATTGGTCTCTATTGCAGCGTGAGGAAGCAAGGGAGATCATCTGTTTGGCAAGCAAGGCGTTGGAGATTGTCGCCCTAGATATCTTTGCCAAGAATGGACGGAGAAACACTAATAgactttgcttttgatttcttcCTGTAATTTGCGTACTATTTCACTTATTTGTGTGATCAGCTGTAACTGTGTATGGTCGCAAAGGCCGGATATTTatccatttttaaaaaaaatgacaaGTACTACAAACCCAGCAAGCCTTGAGCCCACTACGAACCAACGAGACGGAGATAACCCTCGCAGGCTGGAGATAGAAGCGAATAAAGAAACCCGCACGGATCAGCACGGGTATAAAGTCTACCGCGAGAGGCTTCAGCACTCCAGGCTCCATCTGCTAACCTGACCAACACATCAGATCAGCAGCCTGCGAGAGCCTCCGAACGCCGGTCATGCCAATCATCATGACTGCGAGGCCGATGAGGGTAGGCCCTCCCGACCGCGGCATGACGGTGGACGGCTTCAAGGAGTGGCTCCTCAACAAGTTCGACGCCAACCACGACGGCCGGATCAGCAAGCACGAGCTCCGGGAGGCCCTCCGCCTGCACGGAGGCGGCAGCCGGTGGCTGGCCACCTGGAGGTGCGGCCGCGCCGTGCACCACGCCGACAAGAACAAGAACGGCTTCGTGGACGACGCCGAGATCGAGAACCTCGTCGCCTTCGCGCGGAAAGAGCTGGGCTTGAGGATTTCCACATGGTAGAGACTAGAGACGCACGAGCTACATACGGGGCTACGTGCACACTTCACCCTGCAAGAACGATGAGTCTCTACATGAACTGATATAGAATATGAGTCAACCGTGTTCAAAGTATGGTGCAGCTAGCCTTGTATTACTTATTCAAGGTGCAGCCTTTCGCGTTCCCTTTGTATCGTGCCATCGTATGTCAGCTTGTTGGCAGTTGGCAGTGTGGCACATGCCAACTTCCATCGCCTGATGAATAAGGGGGCCTCGTGGACTTGTTTGTGTGCTGCTATCTGCAGGGCTAGCTTGATTATGTACTTGTAGTCTTTGTAGTGTACAAAAGAAAACGAGGCTGAGTTGATACTGTACAATTATCAACAACGCTATATATTTCATCTCTTATCTTCTCGCATAAGAGGGGATGAGCTAGTCTGATGGTACCAATAATTATAAACAAAAAACAAGAGTACTTTTCTTTAAATAAAATTGCAAACAAGTTCTCAATATGTCGTCAAAATTTCAGCAGATCGGCCAAACACTGAACTAAACATGAGTCCTCAAGTTAATCATCTATAAGAAGGCCCCTTTCCAAGTTCCCTGCAAACTTAATTCACCAGCGCTAATCCACCGCTCTAATCGATCAACTTGAATGATCAAAATCGAAGTTCTTAAAAAACTGAAAATATGGTTGATAGAGCCACCAAGATATCGAAAATGGTATAACAGCGAAAAATGGTAGCTTATACAACAGCGAAAAATGGTAGCGGTATATAGAGCTCAGATGGATTCTTCTCTCACAAGTATGGGAGAAAGATCGCCATAAGAATCTCGTAACCAACATTCGTGTCGGATTGGTCCGTCAACGGAAAAATATGCCCACCATTCATCAAGGCATTTTTACCTAACTTCCACATATTCTATTCTTGATCCGCAGAGACTGATAACCTTCACGGCTCAATCAGGTTCAGCAGGAGCTTGTAGCTAGCTAGCACGTAGGATTCAGTACACAATACGCTGCATCAGAATACCGACTGTGAGTCTGTGACCTTTCATATAGCTACCTGCAGGCAAAGGAATCAAATAATTGCAGGGGCCTCcacatcacaaaaaaaaaaaaagagatgccaTTCTCCCTCTCGATCAACCTGCCAAAACGAACAACCAATTAATAGAACCCAACGTGACACGCACGCACATAGGCATAGCCATGGCCATGGACATGCATGATGCAGGCAAGCACACGTCACCTTTGCCCATGCACTTGTTGCCTGCAGGCAAGTCCTCATCTTCCACTAGGAGTGAGACGAGACAACGCAAATCTTTGCTGCAGATAGAGGCGAATAATCTATAAAGCTCTACCAGAATGAGACATATGATCAGAGCCCCGTGCCCCTATAAAAGAGCAGAAACTAACCGCAACCTCCGACGTGCAGAACGGCTGCTAGCTTCCTAGTACCACAAGCAAAGCTAGAGCTCCGGccaagaggcggcggcggcggaagcgatGGCCATGGCAGCGGTGCCCCCAGCGGCGAGGTGCCTGTTCCCGGGCAAGGAGCACCGGACGGCGATCACGGTGCCGGAGTTCAAGCGCTGGCTGAAGCAGTTCGACACCGACCGCGACGGCCGCATCAGCAGGAAGGAGCTCCGTGAGgcgatccgccgccgcggcgcgtggTTCTCCGGCCTGCGGGCGCTGTTCGCCATTCGGAGCGCCGACCGCAACCACAACGGGTTCGTGGACGACTCCGAGATCGAGGGCCTCATCCAGTTCGCCGAGAGGGAGCTGGGCTTCAGGATCGCCCCGGATGCGGCCGCTGCCGGTCCACAGCCTCtcggcggcgtgatgatggcctcgccggcggcggcggctcatcATCCGTTCTACAGcaggtcgacgacgacgacgtacaTGGCGTATTGACGTGATTTCGTGCCACGTCCTTTAGTGTGTGTAAACGGTGCATGTACTGTTAGTCTGTTACCTACCGTATTTCGTGCTCTCTTTTCGCTCGTCGCCGTAGGATTGTAGGTTAGCTGCTAAAGGCTTCAGCTTCTCCTCTGAATAATTTGTGTGGAAGCAGGAGGAAGCACGTACGCTGCAGCTGGTAGTTGCTTGTTTGAGTGTTGTACTGCGTGGTGAGGTGATGCTATGTACTGTACTGTATAATGATCTGTAGCAAGCCATCCATTCCATGTGTGTTATTCTGAACTCGGTTTCTCTGTCTACCGTACGTGCAACAAAGCGTCTCTGTCCAAAATTCCTGGGACTCTTGGTGCTGTCCAGTCACCCCAATATATACTACACGaccgtgtgcgtgtgccacTGGGTTGGTAGGTGACTACTGACTAGGTGTTCATCCTCTCTTacaatttttaataatggacTGAGAGTATCCTTAGCATCCCAATACCGTGGATTTCAAAACTACAAGATTTGTTGTTGCATCCAAATACCTTGTAGTTTTTCAAAACTATATGCATAGTATTTCTCCAAAACTCTGGAGAAACTAATTTTGTATCCAGACATGGACCAGAATATGAAATCAACAGAGGCATATATTTAtttgttgaaaaaaaaaggaatgtgTATTTATGTGCCTGTCGAATCTTATAGTGTTGCAGATGTTATTATACAATATTGCAGGTGCCATCCTTCCATATTTCGTATGGATGGAACATTAAGTGTTTACATATGGCCATATGGGAGAACAACGTTTGAAACATAGTAAAATAGTATATTCAACATAAACATATTTATATTTCCTCTCCTAAACTCATGGAACATTTTGAAACATCACATAATAATAATGTTTGCAACATTAGATGATAGCATCGGCAAGATAAAAAATTTCGATAGATCTTCTCTCAAAAATCTGTTGACAAATATAAATAGCAAATCTCAAAAAACAAAGACCTGTGCATatatttctaaaaaaacaagCCGTAACTGAGGAGGTAAAATGGTGAATTATACCACGAGGAGTAGCCGTGGGTAAGGTAGCTTTCGGCTTCTCCAACCTAAAAGATATGTGGAAATTTTCAGATAAGTATTTAGAGCTAAGCTAGCTAGTAGAAACTGGACAGCACAGAGGCATAATATTATTGGTTCTTGTTCGAGTCACACGTGCGGTTAGACATGGCAACAATACTGGCCATGGATCAGAAGAATCTATCTCATCATGTCGTTCTTTGAGTGTGTGTTTGATTGCAATACTGACCATGGATGGGCTTCTCTCACGGGCAGCTTGTGGGAGAAGAGATCAGAAGAATCTATCTCATCATGAGTGTGTGTTTGATTGTTTGTATTATTTGATTTATATACGTAATGGTTCAAAATTATAATGATCCTTTTATTTAGTTGGGTGAattgtgtcggtgtttagacctggcaatcTACTGAAGGGGTGCCTGAGGTAACGTTTTAGTTAATAGGGCTCACCGAGATCAGtaactcaaaggtgaacacagacacacgatttagacaggttctggccgctagattgcgtccctacgtcctgtgtgttggttggattgaattgtttTGAAGAGGGTCACTGCCTCGCcttagggttacaggttggttgatttataagaatactagtcggattcgattAGGCGAGTCCTACTTTAACTGTTGCAAGTACTTTTCCAAACCCTCGATCttcaccaaccaatctactacctcaggatacctcttggtaggttgtcgggtataaaacaccgacatctgacGCGTTATGTAGGGGTGATCATCGAGATCATCGTgcaagcttgaaggacctcaacTCGACAAGGAGAAAGTCGTCGAGTCAGAGTCAACAAATCTACTGCATGCAGCTCACCAAtcaaggcaaagaagaaaaTCCATCTTTGAAGCTTCACGTGGACGAGGACAAGCAATAGTTGCAATTCCCAGCTACGTGAATCGGATGGAGAAAGCAATAGCTGCTCTCGCACGTGGATCAAGGTAGAGGCAAACGAGACTAAAACTAATCGCTAGTCGTCTACTCGTCTCGATTAGAAAACTAATTAGAGCAGACTTCACATAAtggacaactagtcggaatcaactccgactagtcggcttcatcaacaaccgtcgcggcttcatcgacaatcatccatGAATCAAACTAAGttacttttttaataattttttttctaacttaTTTTCAGCATAGTTGGTCAATGCGCtaactacttatttgtgtacatCAGAATTATCCTTCAGAGCTACATTTCGCTGACTACTCTTAgagcatgttgaccgacagccatgggcttggtacactgaATTATGGAGGGTATCAtcatgggtttggtgcactgagtttcgGAAGCTCCGCCACAAGCGTACACCAAATTAAGAGGCTCTGccatgaagtttggtgcactgagtgctggaggctcacaacggctacaccctagtgaggcacaaatcctGTGCACGGCAATACGTGCTCTTCTCGCCAAAAGGCAGAGAAGTTTCAATGACTACTTTATGCGCAATCACGCAGTCTTTTTGttgcaatgccgactacttattttttttgtcttctcttagccgTCACTAATCACCTCAAGCAAAACACAtcttaattcgtgaaagccttagatgttctatcatgcctaaatgctaggacaaGAGACGAAGATCtctgtagcagcagtgccagtacgcgtacacgagataaagatctcatacgcagtggcaatggctaaacagggactgagatCCTAAATGTAATAGACTACCTACTCAAGAGAAATATggctgaaacaagagcatgacacaacatttacattacattcatcactgaataaattttagtagtttaaaaattctacaaatatgctacataatgtatgcatctctttttgaaggtcaagctttggcgatgACTCTCTAGGACGCTCAgcatatctccaatggctccggTAGCTTccaggctcgagggctaagcatcaattactactcggaatatctccagtggctcagctagcttccaagctcgggggctaagcaccaactAACTACTCGATGTGGCTTCTACAGCTCACCAACCAATCTAGTTGTCATGAGTAGTAATCAATCATGTCGCACTCCATAcagagtagcccccaagccataggttgaatcgaagaatcaggctgagggtcaatctgtaatttgcatctattttccctttttaatctagagaaaaaacttttttactgatgggcacgtggcatACAACACGCGAGCCGTtatccgactagtttggtgggtataagggtcaacctttggtcatcGTGACCATCTGTCAATGGAAACCTTGTCTCTTTCAAAAATAGAagtaactgccaatcaggtgcGAAATCCCTAGGTCCATTAAACCTAAATATTCCTTTATTCCCACTGTTGGTACTACaccgcggttataaataacggaggaaaacaTCCCTTCCGTTTTACATTGTCGTCTGCTTTTTCAACTTCCACACTGTATCCCTAGCGTCACCGCTACCTGATCACCGAGCGCTAGCACTGCTGTCCCCCACCACTCAACCCCCGAGTGTTTGTAAAAGAAGACACTCGTGACAACAAGAATGGGGAAGAAGGCAACTGCGTCCAACGATTGCGgtgctgacgacattagtagtcgcggTGATGTGAAGCAGCAAATCTTCGTTGGGGTTTGGTGCCAtaaggaccggtggctttgatagaaaatcctttaattgttgcagggcttgatctgcctcctcgatccactagaatttatcttgccgcttgagtagtttgaagaacaGTAGGCCCTATTCtctaagccttgagatgaatctgttgaggaccgccatgcatccagttagcttctggacgtctttgatgcacgatggggcgTGCATGTCGATGATAGCagagatcttctcggggttagcttcaatttctcggtgactgatgatgaacccgagtagtttcccggagGGTACGTGGGAAATGTATTTTGTCGGGTTAATCTTCCATCGGAATTGTCGTaaacttgcgaaagtttcttctaaatctgcAATCAGGTTGTTGGGATTTCTGGTATTTATGACCATGTCATCCATGTAcgcctctacgttgcggtgtagctgcttcttgaagtaCTCCTGTATTGCCCATTGATAGGTAGCACCTGTGTACCCGAAGgatattgttgtgtagcagaaagttccgtatggggtgatgaatgtagttttgatttggtcttcttccttgagagctatctggtgataccccgagtagcaatcaagaaaacaaAGTAGGGCACACTCAGTTGTGAAGTCGATGACTtaatcaatcctagggagcctgaagggatcctttggacaatgcttgttgaggtctatgtagtcgacacacatcctccattcgttGTTGTTATTCTTTCGTACCAAGACGGGATTGGCAAGCCACTCTGAATGATAGACTTTTTATGAAACCCGCCGCAaatagcttggctaactcttttttgatggcttcccttctgtcctTGGCAAATCGTTGTAGGCGTTGCCTTTTTGGTGCAGCTTTTGGATCCATGTTTAGCgagtgctcaatcaactccctgggcacccccgatATATCCGCTAGTTTCCAcatgaagatgtctcggttggtccggaggaaactgacgagcacgctctcctatttaggatccaccCTAccccaatcagggctgtcttggagctatcaccagtctcaaggtcaatagcTTTGACGTCTACCTCActtgccagcttgaccttggttgcccccgatttcttttctgggatctcgagttctgacggggataatttcttggaggcggcgaagacttgcatcatcgaatttgatACTTGTGTAGTTGTTATTAGCTCCACAGCTTCCGTGTTGCGTTCATACAACCTCTTCAATTCTTcgcgtagggagagtactccttTGGGTCCcaacatcttgagtactaggtacacgtagtgcaggatggccatgaatttggctagtgctggtcttccaaggatagtTTGGTACGATGTTTCAAAGTTTGCTACCTCGAACTAGATGTATTCTGTTCGGTAGTGTTGTttggttccaaaggtaactagcaaacCACCTgcccaaggggtacagccgcgttgcctaggacgatcccatagaacggagagttcattGGGGGTGAGCATGTCGgcgatgtcgagg harbors:
- the LOC140221739 gene encoding calmodulin-like → MAIRGVASSREDMTLEEFKEWLKQFDADGDGKISRNELREALRRRGGWFTTWRSGRALRQADKNNSGFLDDSEIENLVAFAQKDLGMKVSTW
- the LOC140222011 gene encoding probable calcium-binding protein CML44 encodes the protein MPIIMTARPMRVGPPDRGMTVDGFKEWLLNKFDANHDGRISKHELREALRLHGGGSRWLATWRCGRAVHHADKNKNGFVDDAEIENLVAFARKELGLRISTW
- the LOC140222012 gene encoding uncharacterized protein; protein product: MAMAAVPPAARCLFPGKEHRTAITVPEFKRWLKQFDTDRDGRISRKELREAIRRRGAWFSGLRALFAIRSADRNHNGFVDDSEIEGLIQFAERELGFRIAPDAAAAGPQPLGGVMMASPAAAAHHPFYSRSTTTTYMAY